In Polaribacter sp. Hel_I_88, the following proteins share a genomic window:
- a CDS encoding NADP-dependent glyceraldehyde-3-phosphate dehydrogenase: MEIPNEFKITSLLHQKTYLVGGELKEWKGENAEVYSTISSTKEYKPTLLGSVPDLTGDEAIEALNAAVKAYDRGQGLWPTMKVEGRIAAMEKFVIQMKTKREEIVKLLMWEIGKTLPDSQKEFDRTVEYIYDTIEDYKQMDRDSAKFEKNSGVHAHIRRGPLGVVLCLGPYNYPLNETFALLIPALMMGNTAIFKPAKHGVLLLSPLLEAFQTSFPAGVVNIIYGRGRTLATPIMKTGLVDVLALIGNSKSANAIQANHPQKNRLRLVLGLEAKNPGIVLPDADLDLAIEECISGATSFNGQRCTALKILYVHEHIVDEFNKRFAAKVDGLKFGNPWEEGVKLTPLPEPGKPAYIQELIDDAIEKGAKIINKKGGETNENYIFPAVLYPVSKDARVFEEEQFGPVIPVVSFKNIQEPLDDMAASNYGQQVSVFGSEVKTLAPLIDTLVNLVCRVNLNSAAQRGPDVYPFTGRKDSAVATLSVHDALRSFSIRTFVASKDTPYNNAILQELLDKKASNFISTDYIL, from the coding sequence ATGGAAATTCCAAACGAATTTAAAATAACATCACTCTTACATCAAAAAACGTATTTGGTTGGTGGCGAATTAAAAGAATGGAAAGGCGAAAATGCTGAAGTATATTCTACAATTTCATCAACCAAAGAATACAAACCAACTTTACTGGGTTCTGTGCCAGATTTAACTGGAGATGAAGCTATAGAAGCTTTAAATGCAGCAGTAAAAGCCTATGACAGAGGGCAAGGTTTATGGCCAACTATGAAAGTAGAAGGTAGAATTGCAGCTATGGAAAAGTTTGTGATTCAGATGAAAACCAAAAGAGAAGAAATTGTAAAATTATTAATGTGGGAAATTGGTAAAACCTTACCAGATTCGCAAAAAGAATTCGATAGAACTGTAGAATATATTTACGATACTATTGAAGATTACAAGCAAATGGATAGAGATTCTGCTAAGTTTGAAAAAAACAGCGGAGTTCATGCACATATTAGAAGAGGTCCTTTAGGCGTAGTTTTATGTTTAGGGCCTTATAATTACCCTTTAAATGAAACTTTTGCTTTGTTAATTCCTGCTTTAATGATGGGAAATACAGCTATTTTTAAACCAGCAAAACATGGTGTTTTGTTATTATCACCACTATTAGAAGCTTTTCAAACTAGTTTTCCTGCAGGTGTTGTAAATATTATTTATGGAAGAGGTAGAACTTTAGCAACCCCAATCATGAAAACTGGTTTAGTTGATGTTTTAGCATTGATTGGAAATAGCAAATCTGCCAATGCAATTCAGGCAAATCATCCGCAGAAAAACAGATTACGATTAGTGTTAGGTTTAGAAGCTAAAAACCCAGGAATTGTTTTACCAGATGCAGATTTAGATTTGGCGATTGAAGAATGTATTTCTGGAGCAACTTCTTTTAATGGGCAAAGATGTACAGCTTTAAAAATATTATATGTTCACGAGCATATTGTAGATGAATTTAATAAACGTTTTGCAGCAAAAGTAGATGGGTTAAAATTTGGAAATCCTTGGGAAGAAGGTGTAAAGTTAACACCATTACCAGAACCAGGAAAACCAGCATATATTCAAGAATTAATTGATGATGCTATTGAAAAAGGAGCGAAAATCATCAATAAAAAAGGAGGAGAAACTAACGAAAATTATATTTTCCCAGCAGTTTTATATCCTGTTTCTAAAGATGCAAGAGTTTTTGAGGAAGAGCAATTTGGACCTGTAATTCCTGTAGTTTCGTTTAAAAACATACAAGAACCTTTAGATGATATGGCTGCCTCAAATTACGGACAGCAAGTAAGTGTTTTTGGAAGCGAAGTAAAAACGTTAGCACCTTTAATTGATACTTTAGTAAACTTGGTTTGTAGAGTAAATTTAAACAGTGCAGCACAAAGAGGGCCAGATGTGTATCCTTTTACTGGTAGAAAAGATTCTGCAGTAGCAACATTAAGTGTGCATGATGCTTTACGTTCTTTTTCTATTAGAACCTTTGTAGCATCAAAAGATACACCATATAATAATGCTATTTTGCAAGAGTTGTTAGATAAAAAAGCATCTAATTTTATCAGTACAGATTATATTTTATAA
- a CDS encoding pitrilysin family protein, with translation MKKLKFNLFPVVALFLLLGFNACKEEVKEDKLSVEFEKYELENGLQVVLHQDKSDPIVSVAIQYGVGSNREKTGRTGFAHLFEHMLFQESENVPQDQFFKTIQDLGGTLNGGTWKDGTIYYEVVPKNALETVMWLESDRMGFLINTVTESAFYNQQEVVQNEKRQRVDNNPYGHTSWVLDKAIYPEDHPYNWQVIGELVDLQSATVEDVKEFYDMYYGPNNATLVLAGDFEKEDAKALVEKYFGEIKKRQEVAPLEPQRVTLAETKRLYHEDNFARAPQLHMVWPTLEQYTEDAYALDFLSQLLSDGKKAPMYKVLVKEKELTSRVSAYNNSQELAGEFHVVVTANSGKNLAEVETAIKESFQRFEEEGVSEKDVERIKASLETGFYNSISSVLGKSFQLARYNVFTGDPSFITQDIENIKKVTKDDIMRVYNTYIKNKPYVITSFVPKGSLDLIAENSTKANIVEEEIKENVAVEIEEKNDEVVKTPSNFDRSKAPDMGESPKLNIPESWAVILENDMKVLGIEQTELPIVNFSIVLDGGHLLDDINKNGVANIMTDILMEGTATKTPEQLEEEIELLGASINMYTGDEAITISGNTLVRNFDATMKLVEEILLNPRWDEEELARIKTSTINSINRSSANPNVVANNISNKILYGKDHIFAYPASGTAESVESITMQDLKDFYAKNFSPSVAKFHIVGNIKKDKVVEVLASLEENWKSKEVTIPTYALNSERDKSSLYFVDIPDAKQSIINIGYLSMAKTDPDYFPATVMNYKLGGSFSGNVNLILREEKGYTYGARTGFSGSKIPGTFSASSSVRTNTTAESVGIFREEIEKYKEGISEDDLQFTKNALIKSNARRFESQFALLGMLQDISNYDMSKSYIADEEKIVREMTLERHKELANKYLDAKKMGYLVVGDAATQYEKVKELGFDEVILMDKDGNEIKPVKQ, from the coding sequence ATGAAAAAACTTAAATTTAATTTATTTCCAGTAGTTGCTTTGTTTCTATTATTAGGATTCAACGCTTGTAAAGAAGAAGTCAAAGAAGACAAACTTTCTGTAGAGTTTGAAAAATACGAATTAGAAAACGGCTTACAAGTTGTTTTACATCAAGATAAATCAGATCCAATTGTGTCTGTGGCAATTCAATATGGAGTTGGTTCTAACAGAGAAAAAACGGGTAGAACAGGTTTTGCACACTTATTTGAACACATGTTGTTTCAAGAGTCAGAAAATGTTCCTCAAGATCAATTTTTTAAGACAATTCAGGATTTAGGGGGGACTTTAAATGGTGGAACTTGGAAAGATGGAACTATTTATTACGAAGTTGTGCCAAAAAACGCACTAGAAACTGTAATGTGGTTGGAAAGCGATAGAATGGGTTTTTTAATAAACACAGTTACAGAATCTGCTTTTTATAATCAACAAGAAGTTGTACAAAATGAAAAAAGACAACGAGTTGATAACAATCCTTATGGTCATACAAGTTGGGTTTTAGACAAGGCAATTTATCCAGAAGATCATCCTTATAACTGGCAAGTTATTGGAGAATTGGTAGATTTACAAAGTGCAACTGTAGAAGATGTTAAAGAATTTTACGACATGTATTATGGTCCAAATAATGCAACTTTAGTACTTGCAGGAGATTTTGAAAAAGAAGATGCAAAAGCGTTGGTTGAAAAATATTTTGGAGAAATTAAAAAGCGTCAAGAAGTTGCGCCTCTAGAGCCTCAAAGAGTTACGCTAGCAGAAACTAAAAGGTTGTATCATGAAGATAATTTTGCAAGAGCGCCACAATTACACATGGTTTGGCCAACTTTAGAGCAATATACAGAAGATGCATATGCGTTAGATTTTTTATCTCAGCTATTATCAGATGGAAAAAAAGCGCCAATGTATAAAGTGTTGGTGAAAGAAAAAGAATTGACTTCTAGAGTTTCTGCCTATAATAATTCGCAAGAATTGGCTGGAGAATTTCATGTGGTAGTTACTGCAAATTCTGGTAAAAATTTAGCAGAAGTAGAAACAGCAATTAAGGAATCTTTCCAAAGATTTGAAGAAGAAGGAGTTTCAGAAAAAGATGTAGAACGTATTAAAGCAAGTTTAGAAACTGGTTTTTACAATTCAATTAGTAGTGTTTTAGGAAAGTCTTTTCAGTTAGCTAGGTATAATGTTTTTACGGGAGATCCTTCTTTTATCACTCAAGATATAGAAAATATTAAAAAGGTTACAAAAGATGATATTATGCGTGTTTACAATACGTATATAAAAAACAAACCTTATGTAATTACAAGTTTTGTTCCTAAAGGAAGTTTAGATTTAATTGCAGAAAATTCTACGAAAGCAAATATTGTAGAAGAAGAAATCAAAGAAAATGTAGCTGTTGAAATCGAAGAAAAAAATGATGAAGTTGTAAAAACACCCTCAAATTTTGATAGATCTAAAGCTCCAGATATGGGCGAATCTCCAAAATTAAATATTCCAGAATCTTGGGCTGTTATTTTAGAGAACGACATGAAAGTTTTAGGAATTGAGCAAACAGAATTGCCAATTGTAAACTTTAGTATTGTTTTGGATGGTGGTCATTTACTAGATGATATTAATAAAAATGGTGTTGCAAACATCATGACTGATATTTTGATGGAAGGAACTGCCACTAAAACTCCAGAGCAATTAGAAGAAGAAATTGAATTGTTGGGAGCATCTATTAATATGTATACAGGTGATGAAGCAATTACAATTAGTGGAAATACATTGGTTCGTAACTTTGATGCCACTATGAAATTAGTAGAAGAAATTTTACTAAATCCAAGATGGGATGAAGAAGAATTAGCAAGAATTAAAACGAGTACTATCAATAGTATTAATCGTTCTTCTGCAAATCCAAATGTGGTAGCAAACAATATATCAAACAAAATTTTATATGGTAAAGATCACATTTTTGCATATCCAGCAAGTGGAACAGCTGAATCTGTAGAATCGATTACGATGCAAGATTTAAAAGATTTTTATGCAAAAAACTTTTCACCATCAGTAGCAAAATTTCATATTGTTGGTAATATTAAAAAGGATAAAGTAGTAGAAGTTTTAGCTAGTTTAGAAGAAAACTGGAAAAGTAAAGAAGTTACAATTCCTACATATGCTTTAAATTCTGAAAGAGATAAATCGTCTTTATATTTTGTTGATATTCCAGATGCTAAACAATCTATCATTAATATTGGTTACTTATCGATGGCAAAAACAGATCCAGATTATTTTCCTGCAACTGTTATGAATTATAAATTAGGAGGTTCTTTCTCTGGAAACGTAAATTTAATTTTAAGAGAAGAAAAAGGCTATACATATGGAGCTAGAACAGGTTTTAGTGGTTCTAAAATTCCTGGAACTTTCTCAGCATCATCTAGTGTAAGAACAAATACAACAGCAGAATCTGTAGGTATTTTTAGAGAAGAAATAGAAAAGTATAAAGAAGGTATCTCTGAGGATGATTTACAGTTTACTAAAAATGCGTTGATAAAATCGAATGCAAGACGTTTCGAATCTCAATTTGCTCTTTTAGGAATGTTACAAGACATTAGCAATTATGATATGTCCAAAAGCTACATCGCAGACGAAGAAAAAATTGTGAGAGAAATGACTTTAGAGCGTCACAAAGAATTGGCAAATAAATATTTAGATGCTAAAAAAATGGGCTATTTAGTAGTTGGTGATGCAGCTACTCAGTATGAAAAAGTCAAAGAATTAGGTTTTGATGAAGTAATTTTAATGGATAAGGATGGCAATGAAATTAAGCCAGTAAAACAGTAG
- a CDS encoding SPOR domain-containing protein gives MKQQAFLPIIFFIIALGTSNLYSQNKTNTSNEVKALIDKKRSFNKQYGYGYRIQVYYGDETKARSTESKFKINFPNVYTKLDYDQPYWKVQVGNYKTKLEADKAVVNFSEKFSGLIVIPLGK, from the coding sequence ATGAAACAGCAAGCATTTTTACCTATTATTTTTTTTATTATAGCACTAGGAACTAGCAATTTATATTCTCAAAATAAAACAAACACGAGTAATGAAGTGAAAGCTTTAATCGATAAAAAAAGATCTTTTAACAAACAATATGGTTATGGTTATCGTATACAAGTTTATTATGGAGACGAAACTAAAGCCAGAAGCACAGAGAGTAAATTCAAAATTAATTTCCCAAACGTGTACACAAAACTTGATTACGATCAACCCTATTGGAAAGTGCAAGTTGGTAATTATAAAACAAAACTAGAAGCAGACAAAGCAGTCGTGAATTTTTCAGAAAAATTTTCTGGATTGATTGTTATTCCTTTAGGAAAATAA
- the azu gene encoding azurin, with the protein MKNFKLFIITVASVLLLISCAGDKKEKKNSSVEVEKEVVKKSSENDVYKVVVTGDDFMKFNRNKITVSVGQKIELTLKHTGKLPKAAMGHNIVILKQGTDVATFAQKAIAASENDYIPEDDTDVIVNTKMLGGGESDTITFTAPTEKGEYDFICSFPGHYAMMRGKFVVE; encoded by the coding sequence ATGAAAAATTTTAAATTATTTATTATAACAGTAGCATCTGTACTTTTATTAATTAGTTGTGCAGGTGATAAAAAAGAAAAAAAGAACAGTTCTGTTGAAGTTGAAAAAGAAGTTGTAAAAAAGTCATCTGAAAATGATGTTTACAAAGTTGTTGTTACTGGCGACGATTTTATGAAATTTAATAGAAACAAAATTACTGTAAGTGTAGGTCAAAAAATTGAGTTGACGCTAAAGCATACTGGTAAATTACCAAAAGCTGCAATGGGTCATAATATTGTGATATTAAAACAAGGAACTGATGTAGCAACATTTGCACAAAAAGCAATAGCAGCAAGTGAAAATGATTATATTCCAGAAGACGATACTGATGTTATTGTGAACACTAAAATGTTAGGTGGTGGAGAAAGTGATACGATTACTTTTACAGCGCCAACAGAAAAAGGAGAATACGATTTTATTTGTAGTTTTCCTGGTCATTATGCAATGATGAGAGGAAAGTTTGTTGTTGAATAA